From one Rosa rugosa chromosome 4, drRosRugo1.1, whole genome shotgun sequence genomic stretch:
- the LOC133743237 gene encoding 2-C-methyl-D-erythritol 2,4-cyclodiphosphate synthase, chloroplastic, producing the protein MAAASLSASSVAATTTKSLPHSLFLSNLHTSSSPSLRLPETRPRTKPLVWASAGTALEVDQAQAQAQTSATPSKTLPFRVGHGFDLHRLEPGYPLIIGGIDIPHDRGCEAHSDGDVLLHCVVDAILGALGLPDIGQIFPDSDPKWRGAASSVFIKEAVKLMHEAGYEIGNLDATLILQRPKLSPHKEVMRANLAKLLGADPSVVNLKAKTHEKVDSLGENRSIAAHTVVLLMRK; encoded by the exons ATGGCGGCCGCATCCCTCTCCGCCTCTTCAGTCGCCGCCACAACAACCAAATCACTCCCTCACTCACTTTTCCTCTCCAATCTCCAcacctcttcttctccatctctcCGATTACCGGAAACCCGGCCCAGAACCAAACCCCTAGTTTGGGCCTCCGCCGGCACGGCCCTCGAGGTCgaccaagcccaagcccaagcccaaacctccgccaccccctccaagaCCTTGCCTTTCCGGGTCGGGCACGGCTTCGACCTCCACCGATTGGAGCCCGGCTACCCTCTGATCATCGGCGGCATCGACATCCCTCACGATAGAGGCTGCGAGGCTCACTCCGATG GGGATGTGTTGCTTCACTGTGTGGTGGATGCTATACTGGGAGCATTGGGCCTCCCGGATATCGGGCAGATATTCCCGGATTCGGATCCCAAGTGGCGCGGTGCGGCTTCCTCTGTCTTCATCAAAGAAGCT GTGAAATTGATGCATGAGGCAGGTTATGAAATTGGAAATTTAGACGCTACCTTGATTCTTCAAAGACCGAAACTGAGCCCACATAAGGAGGTTATGAGGGCCAACTTGGCTAAGCTGCTTGGTGCAGACCCATCTGTTGTGAATCTGAAAGCCAAGACTCATGAGAAGGTCGACAGCCTAGGAGAAAATCGTAGCATTGCAGCTCACACAGTGGTTCTTCTTATGAGGAAATAG
- the LOC133743238 gene encoding DET1- and DDB1-associated protein 1: protein MGSLFGNWPSYDPHNFSQLRPSDPTNPSKMTPTTYHATHNRTLPPPDQVITTESKNILLRHMYQQHAEEKLRQKRAASENLLPEHGCKQLKGSVSDKS, encoded by the exons ATGGGGTCTTTGTTCGGTAACTGGCCGTCATATGACCCTCACAACTTCAGCCAGCTCCGACCCTCCGATCCCACAAATCCTTCT AAAATGACTCCTACAACCTATCATGCTACCCACAACCGGACCCTTCCGCCACCTGATCAAG TGATAACTACTGAATCAAAAAACATTCTTCTGAGGCACATGTATCAGCAGCATGCTGAAGAGAAG TTGAGACAAAAGCGAGCTGCATCAGAAAATCTTTTACCAGAGCATGGATGCAAGCAACTTAAGGGTTCTGTCTCAGATAAGTCCTAA
- the LOC133743749 gene encoding 1-aminocyclopropane-1-carboxylate synthase-like — protein MGFTLSNQQQLLSKIATGNGHGENTPYFDGWKAFDSNPYHPTTNPQGVIQMGLAENQLSFDLIQEWVLKNPEASICTAQGAKEFKDIAIFQDYHGLPEFRNAVANFMGKVRGNRVTFDPDRIVMSGGATGAHEMIAFCLADPGEAFLVPVPYYPGFDRDLRWRTGVQLLPVACESSNNFKITRAALEDAYEKAQKANIRVKGLLITNPSNPLGTVLDRETLKSLVTFINEKNIHLVCDEIYAATVFTQPRFISIAEILEEEEVECNRDLVHIVYSLSKDMGFPGFRVGIVYSYNDAVVNCARKMSSFGLVSTQTQHLIASMLSDNEFVDRFIVESAKRLKARHTRFTVGLEEQGTTCLKSNGGLFVWMDLHKHLKEQTFEAEMALWRTIIHQVKLNVSPGVSFHCPEPGWFRVCFANMDDQTMEVALERIRNFVLQDKEAAVVAIKKKKTCWQSNKKLSLSFKSFNFRILDEVSMSPQSPIPQSPLVRAT, from the exons ATGGGATTCACTTTGAGCAACCAACAGCAACTGTTGTCTAAGATAGCAACCGGCAATGGACATGGCGAAAACACGCCATATTTTGATGGCTGGAAGGCCTTTGATAGTAATCCTTACCATCCCACCACGAACCCTCAAGGGGTTATTCAGATGGGTCTTGCAGAAAATCAA CtttcttttgatttgattcaagaaTGGGTTCTGAAAAACCCAGAAGCCTCCATTTGCACTGCACAAGGAGCAAAAGAATTCAAGGACATAGCCATCTTTCAAGACTATCATGGCCTGCCAGAGTTCAGAAAT GCTGTTGCAAATTTCATGGGAAAAGTGAGAGGAAATCGAGTCACATTCGACCCTGACCGCATTGTTATGAGCGGCGGAGCAACCGGAGCTCACGAGATGATTGCCTTTTGCTTGGCTGATCCCGGAGAGGCATTTCTGGTTCCCGTTCCTTATTATCCTGG ATTCGATAGAGATTTGAGATGGCGAACAGGGGTACAACTTCTTCCAGTTGCTTGTGAAAGCTCCAACAATTTCAAGATCACCAGAGCAGCCTTGGAAGATGCCTATGAGAAAGCCCAAAAGGCCAACATCAGAGTTAAAGGCTTACTCATTACCAACCCCTCAAACCCACTAGGCACAGTCCTAGACAGAGAGACCCTTAAAAGCCTAGTAACTTTCATCAATGAGAAGAATATCCACCTAGTCTGTGATGAGATCTATGCTGCCACTGTGTTCACTCAGCCTAGGTTCATCAGCATTGCTGAAATTCTCGAGGAAGAAGAAGTCGAATGCAACCGGGACCTGGTTCACATTGTCTACAGTCTTTCCAAGGACATGGGGTTCCCTGGCTTTAGGGTTGGGATAGTGTACTCATACAATGATGCAGTAGTGAATTGCGCGAGAAAGATGTCGAGTTTCGGGTTGGTTTCTACACAAACTCAGCATCTAATTGCATCGATGCTATCAGACAATGAGTTTGTGGACAGATTCATTGTAGAAAGTGCCAAGAGGTTGAAAGCAAGGCACACGAGATTCACTGTGGGACTTGAGGAACAAGGTACCACTTGTTTGAAGAGCAATGGTGGCTTGTTTGTGTGGATGGACTTGCACAAGCATTTAAAGGAGCAAACTTTTGAAGCAGAGATGGCATTGTGGAGAACCATAATCCATCAAGTTAAGCTCAATGTGTCACCCGGTGTTTCTTTTCATTGCCCCGAACCGGGTTGGTTCAGGGTTTGTTTTGCCAACATGGACGACCAGACTATGGAAGTTGCTTTGGAACGAATCAGAAACTTTGTGCTTCAAGACAAGGAGGCAGCTGTGGTAgcaattaagaagaagaagacctgCTGGCAAAGTAATAAAAAGCTGAGTCTCAGCTTCAAATCCTTCAATTTTCGAATATTGGATGAGGTCAGCATGTCACCGCAGTCCCCTATTCCACAGTCACCTCTTGTTCGAGCCACTTAG